A stretch of the Dioscorea cayenensis subsp. rotundata cultivar TDr96_F1 chromosome 4, TDr96_F1_v2_PseudoChromosome.rev07_lg8_w22 25.fasta, whole genome shotgun sequence genome encodes the following:
- the LOC120257904 gene encoding paired amphipathic helix protein Sin3-like 4 isoform X4: MANEASTNDSGRLTTSDALAYLKSVKDIFHDKKEKYDEFLEVMKDFKSKRIDTAGVIERVKVLFNGYRHLILGFNTFLPKGYEIKLTTEVKKPIDFREAIVFVNKIKNRFQNEDNVYKTFLGILNMYRKERKTIREVYSEVADLFGEHPDLLNEFTHFLPDTSAVATAQHGSSARTLLHGFKFNSPVQKEGTYNSHTDHELSVDHLDVERDKKKRRHEREKDRRDRERDEKDMEHDFKDLDNVQRRLKPSRRVDDAMTEHLHEVGEGAENFATFSISTSSYDDKNALKSVYPQEVSYFEKVKEKLHPAAYNEFLKCIYIYNQEIISQTELKRLLQDLITEYPDLMDGLDKIFTSPGNVDGFVTGVINKKSLWNEGHKGRPFKLEERDRARLCDKDEMLKERDHERERERDRERERTDKGVSCISKDVAAHRNSLPINKEKYNWNKPISELDLSNCQRCTPSYRLLPKNYPLPAASYRTELGTSVLNDLWVSVTSGSEDYSFKHMRKNQFEESLFRCEDDRFELDMLLESANAAIKRVEELVEKMQDDTFKMENLSHIEDYFTPLNLRCIERLYGDHGLDVMDIMRKNPVVAFPVILSRLKQKQEEWSRSRSDFNKVWAEIYARNYQKSLDHRSFYFKQHDTKSLSAKSLLTEIKEINERKLKEDNVLLAIAAGNQLPIFPNMQFEYSDSDVHEDLYKIVKYSCGEVCTSDQFDKVMRIWTNFVEPFLGVPPRVQGTEDAVDVVRSKGSAVKSNSASTRENKGCGSDDAVGNTKQLKPIRHADANSLGEHGDLQKTILVDSVRTTGGPAFHDVHCVVVGDDNPCSSPCNGKVQGAAVADGTPLFSRQASAGQLMDDASITARAEEIQVRASHDIASGPGLTPARSGQADMDKIVEPQINHEFLPSKGGENLRSIVFSNDGCPSENNKVHKHRDSSSPGNQKIEREEGELSPNGDFEEDNFVVFDDQVPAVKDNNSSVQCQEKTGAVACSSMAAGDNDADADDEGEESAHRTTEDSENASEAGEDASGSESVDGEECSHEDNEEEDVGHDDPDGKPESEGEAEGTPDALDADVGGTSERFLPTVKPLAKYVHEAFKDSDDKCLRCFYGNDSFYLLFRLHQTLYERILSAKMNSSNAERKWKTMKDTSSPDLYAKFMGALYNLLDGSADNTKFEDDCRSLIGTQSYVLFTLDKLIYKIVKQLQAVASDDVENRLLQLYAYEKSRGRGKFVDVIYHENARLLLHDESIYRFEFSSDPARLSIQLMDYGNGKPEVISVSIDPNFAAYLHNDFLSREPDWKRGCIFMGRNKRKLGDSDDYSVYCKAMDGVQVVNGLECKMSCNSSKVRYVLDTEDLFVRARKKRRLSDVGRASCPGQAQYLNKNTLRMQRYHHKFLT, encoded by the exons ATGGCTAACGAAGCTAGTACCAATGATTCCGGTAGGTTGACTACCAGTGATGCTTTGGCCTATTTGAAGTCTGTGAAGGATATATTTCATGATAAGAAGGAGAAGTATGATGAATTTCTTGAAGTCATGAAGGATTTCAAAAGCAAAAG GATTGACACAGCTGGTGTTATTGAGAGGGTGAAAGTGTTGTTTAATGGATACCGTCATTTGATACTTGGTTTCAACACCTTCCTGCCCAAAGGGTATGAAATCAAGCTTACGACAGAAGTCAAGAAGCCCATTGACTTCCGAGAGGCAatagtttttgtaaataaaataaag AACCGTTTCCAGAACGAGGATAATGTGTACAAGACATTCTTGGGCATTCTAAATATGTATCGAAAAGAACGGAAAACCATTCGTGAAGTTTACAGCGAG GTAGCAGATCTATTTGGAGAACATCCTGATTTGCTCAACGAGTTCACACACTTTTTACCCGATACCTCTGCTGTGGCAACTGCTCAACATGGCTCTTCCGCTAGAACCTTGCTTCATGGGTTTAAGTTCAATTCCCCGGTTCAG AAGGAAGGAACCTACAACTCACACACTGATCATGAGCTCAGTGTTGATCATTTGGATGTAGAGCGTGATAAGAAAAAAAGGCGACATGAAAGAGAAAAGGATAGGAGGGACCGTGAGCGGGACGAGAAAGATATGGAACATGATTTTAAGGATCTGGACAATGTACAACGTAGACTAAAACCTTCTCGAAGGGTTGATGATGCTATGACTGAGCATTTGCATGAGGTTGGGGAAGGCGCTGAGAACTTTGCGACATTTAGCATTTCAACTTCTTCCTATGACGATAAAAATGCCTTGAAGA GTGTTTACCCACAGGAAGTTAGTTACTTTGAGAAGGTCAAGGAAAAGTTGCATCCTGCTGCATATAACGAGTTTCTGAAATGCATTTATATCTACAACCAAGAAATAATAAGTCAAACAGAACTAAAAAGATTG TTGCAAGATCTCATCACAGAATACCCAGACCTTATGGATGGCTTGGACAAAATCTTTACCAGTCCAGGGAATGTAG ATGGATTTGTTACTGGTGTAATCAATAAAA AGTCCTTGTGGAATGAAGGACATAAAGGCAGACCATTTAAGCTAGAGGAGAGAGATAGGGCAAGGTTGTGTGATAAAGATGAGATGTTGAAAGAAAGAGACCATGAACGGGAAAGGGAGAGGGACAGAGAAAGGGAGAGAACTGATAAAGGCGTTTCATGTATCTCCAAAGATGTGGCTGCTCACCGAAACAGTCTGCCTATAAACAAGGAAAAGTATAATTGGAACAAACCAATTTCAGAGCTTGATCTCTCAAACTGCCAACGATGCACCCCTAGTTACCGGTTACTTCCAAAGAAT TATCCATTACCTGCTGCAAGTTACAGAACTGAGCTTGGCACCTCTGTACTGAATGATCTCTGGGTGTCAGTGACTTCGGGGAGCGAGGATTATTCCTTCAAGCACATGCGCAAAAACCAATTTGAGGAAAGCTTGTTTAGATGTGAAGATGATAG GTTTGAACTGGATATGCTTCTGGAGTCAGCGAATGCTGCTATTAAACGAGTGGAAGAGTTGGTAGAAAAGATGCAGGATGACACATTTAAAATGGAAAACCTGAGTCACATTGAAGACTACTTCACTC CTTTGAACTTGAGATGCATTGAACGGCTATATGGTGATCATGGGTTGGATGTGATGGACATTATGCGCAAGAATCCCGTTGTTGCTTTCCCTGTCATCTTAAGTCGTTTGAAGCAGAAACAAGAGGAGTGGTCACGGAGTCGTTCTGATTTTAATAAGGTCTGGGCTGAAATTTATGCCAGGAACTATCAGAAGTCACTTGATCATCGTAGTTTCTACTTCAAGCAACATGACACAAAGAGCTTAAGTGCAAAAT CTCTGTTGactgaaatcaaagaaattaatgaGAGGAAGCTGAAGGAGGATAATGTGCTTCTCGCAATTGCTGCTGGGAATCAGCTTCCTATCTTCCCAAATATGCAGTTTGAATATTCAGATTCAGATGTTCATGAGGATCTGTataaaatagtgaaatattCTTGTGGAGAAGTTTGTACTTCTGACCAATTTGACAAAGTGATGAGGATCTGGACAAATTTTGTGGAGCCATTTTTGGGTGTTCCTCCCCGAGTTCAAGGTACTGAGGATGCTGTAGATGTGGTAAGGTCTAAGGGTTCTGCTGTAAAAAGTAATTCAGCAAGCACAAGGGAAAATAAAGGGTGTGGTAGTGATGATGCTGTTGGCAACACCAAGCAATTAAAACCTATTAGGCATGCTGATGCAAACAGTCTGGGAGAACACGGAGATCTTCAGAAGACTATATTGGTGGATAGTGTTAGAACAACTGGTGGACCTGCCTTTCATGATGTTCATTGCGTTGTTGTTGGAGATGATAATCCTTGCAGTTCTCCATGCAATGGAAAAGTGCAAGGTGCTGCTGTGGCTGATGGAACACCTCTATTCAGCAGACAAGCTTCTGCAGGTCAGCTGATGGATGATGCTTCCATAACTGCTAGAGCTGAAGAAATCCAAGTCAGAGCCAGCCATGATATCGCATCAG GGCCTGGCTTAACACCTGCAAGGTCTGGTCAAGCTGATATGGACAAGATTGTTGAACCACAGATAAATCATGAGTTTCTTCCTTCAAAG GGAGGTGAAAATTTGAGATCAATTGTGTTTAGTAATGATGGTTGTCCAAGTGAAAATAACAAAGTCCACAAGCATCGTGATTCTTCTTCCCCCGGTAACCAGAAAATCGAAAGAGAAGAAGGTGAGTTATCACCTAATGGAGATTTTGAAGAGGACAACTTTGTGGTTTTCGATGATCAGGTGCCTGCAGTGAAGGATAATAACAGCAGTGTACAATGTCAAGAAAAAACTGGTGCAGTGGCATGTTCCAGTATGGCAGCAGGAGATAatgatgctgatgctgatgATGAGGGTGAGGAAAGTGCTCACAGGACCACAGAAGATAGTGAGAATGCTTCTGAGGCTGGTGAGGATGCTTCAGGCAGTGAGTCTGTTGATGGTGAGGAGTGCTCTCatgaagataatgaagaagaagatgtgggcCATGATGATCCAGATGGTAAACCTGAAAGTGAAGGTGAGGCTGAAGGAACACCTGATGCACTTGATGCTGATGTTGGGGGGACTTCAGAACGTTTCCTTCCGACAGTGAAACCTCTTGCAAAATATGTGCATGAAGCATTCAAGGACAGTGATGATAAATGTTTGCGGTGTTTTTATGGCAATGATTCATTTTACTTACTTTTTAGGCTTCATCAG ACTTTATATGAGAGGATTCTTTCTGCAAAAATGAATTCATCAAATGCGGAAAGAAAATGGAAAACCATGAAGGATACGAGTTCACCTGATTTATATGCAAA ATTTATGGGTGCATTGTATAATCTACTTGACGGTTCTGCTGATAATACGAAGTTTGAAGATGACTGTCGTTCTTTAATTGGAACTCAGTCCTATGTTCTCTTCACACTGgataaattgatatataaaatCGTGAAACAG CTTCAAGCTGTGGCATCAGATGATGTAGAAAACAGGCTTCTCCAGCTCTATGCTTATGAAAAATCACGGGGACGTGGAAAGTTTGTGGATGTGATTTATCATGAAAATGCACGTCTCCTTCTTCATGACGAAAGCATATATCGGTTTGAATTT TCTTCAGACCCAGCCCGGCTCTCCATTCAGTTGATGGATTATGGAAATGGAAAGCCTGAAGTGATATCTGTCTCTATAGATCCCAACTTTGCAGCATACCTCCATAATGACTTTCTGTCTAGAGAGCCTGATTGGAAGAGGGGCTGTATTTTCATGGGAAG AAATAAGCGCAAGCTTGGGGATAGTGATGATTATTCTGTTTACTGCAAGGCCATGGATGGTGTCCAAGTTGTTAATGGCCTGGAGTGCAAGATGTCTTGCAATTCCTCTAAG GTACGTTATGTTCTTGACACAGAGGATCTCTTTGTCCGTGCtcgaaagaaaagaagattatCTGATGTCGGCAGAGCATCATGTCCTGGTCAGGCACAATATTTAAACAAGAATACATTGAGAATGCAGCGTTACCATCACAAGTTTTTAACATGA
- the LOC120257904 gene encoding paired amphipathic helix protein Sin3-like 4 isoform X2: MRRARDEDCVNSQLKRPNSSPSRQINMANEASTNDSGRLTTSDALAYLKSVKDIFHDKKEKYDEFLEVMKDFKSKRIDTAGVIERVKVLFNGYRHLILGFNTFLPKGYEIKLTTEVKKPIDFREAIVFVNKIKNRFQNEDNVYKTFLGILNMYRKERKTIREVYSEVADLFGEHPDLLNEFTHFLPDTSAVATAQHGSSARTLLHGFKFNSPVQEGTYNSHTDHELSVDHLDVERDKKKRRHEREKDRRDRERDEKDMEHDFKDLDNVQRRLKPSRRVDDAMTEHLHEVGEGAENFATFSISTSSYDDKNALKSVYPQEVSYFEKVKEKLHPAAYNEFLKCIYIYNQEIISQTELKRLLQDLITEYPDLMDGLDKIFTSPGNVDGFVTGVINKKSLWNEGHKGRPFKLEERDRARLCDKDEMLKERDHERERERDRERERTDKGVSCISKDVAAHRNSLPINKEKYNWNKPISELDLSNCQRCTPSYRLLPKNYPLPAASYRTELGTSVLNDLWVSVTSGSEDYSFKHMRKNQFEESLFRCEDDRFELDMLLESANAAIKRVEELVEKMQDDTFKMENLSHIEDYFTPLNLRCIERLYGDHGLDVMDIMRKNPVVAFPVILSRLKQKQEEWSRSRSDFNKVWAEIYARNYQKSLDHRSFYFKQHDTKSLSAKSLLTEIKEINERKLKEDNVLLAIAAGNQLPIFPNMQFEYSDSDVHEDLYKIVKYSCGEVCTSDQFDKVMRIWTNFVEPFLGVPPRVQGTEDAVDVVRSKGSAVKSNSASTRENKGCGSDDAVGNTKQLKPIRHADANSLGEHGDLQKTILVDSVRTTGGPAFHDVHCVVVGDDNPCSSPCNGKVQGAAVADGTPLFSRQASAGQLMDDASITARAEEIQVRASHDIASGPGLTPARSGQADMDKIVEPQINHEFLPSKGGENLRSIVFSNDGCPSENNKVHKHRDSSSPGNQKIEREEGELSPNGDFEEDNFVVFDDQVPAVKDNNSSVQCQEKTGAVACSSMAAGDNDADADDEGEESAHRTTEDSENASEAGEDASGSESVDGEECSHEDNEEEDVGHDDPDGKPESEGEAEGTPDALDADVGGTSERFLPTVKPLAKYVHEAFKDSDDKCLRCFYGNDSFYLLFRLHQTLYERILSAKMNSSNAERKWKTMKDTSSPDLYAKFMGALYNLLDGSADNTKFEDDCRSLIGTQSYVLFTLDKLIYKIVKQLQAVASDDVENRLLQLYAYEKSRGRGKFVDVIYHENARLLLHDESIYRFEFSSDPARLSIQLMDYGNGKPEVISVSIDPNFAAYLHNDFLSREPDWKRGCIFMGRNKRKLGDSDDYSVYCKAMDGVQVVNGLECKMSCNSSKVRYVLDTEDLFVRARKKRRLSDVGRASCPGQAQYLNKNTLRMQRYHHKFLT; the protein is encoded by the exons ATGAGAAGGGCAAGAGATGAGGATTGCGTGAATTCGCAGCTCAAGCGACCTAACTCGTCCCC GTCTAGGCAGATAAATATGGCTAACGAAGCTAGTACCAATGATTCCGGTAGGTTGACTACCAGTGATGCTTTGGCCTATTTGAAGTCTGTGAAGGATATATTTCATGATAAGAAGGAGAAGTATGATGAATTTCTTGAAGTCATGAAGGATTTCAAAAGCAAAAG GATTGACACAGCTGGTGTTATTGAGAGGGTGAAAGTGTTGTTTAATGGATACCGTCATTTGATACTTGGTTTCAACACCTTCCTGCCCAAAGGGTATGAAATCAAGCTTACGACAGAAGTCAAGAAGCCCATTGACTTCCGAGAGGCAatagtttttgtaaataaaataaag AACCGTTTCCAGAACGAGGATAATGTGTACAAGACATTCTTGGGCATTCTAAATATGTATCGAAAAGAACGGAAAACCATTCGTGAAGTTTACAGCGAG GTAGCAGATCTATTTGGAGAACATCCTGATTTGCTCAACGAGTTCACACACTTTTTACCCGATACCTCTGCTGTGGCAACTGCTCAACATGGCTCTTCCGCTAGAACCTTGCTTCATGGGTTTAAGTTCAATTCCCCGGTTCAG GAAGGAACCTACAACTCACACACTGATCATGAGCTCAGTGTTGATCATTTGGATGTAGAGCGTGATAAGAAAAAAAGGCGACATGAAAGAGAAAAGGATAGGAGGGACCGTGAGCGGGACGAGAAAGATATGGAACATGATTTTAAGGATCTGGACAATGTACAACGTAGACTAAAACCTTCTCGAAGGGTTGATGATGCTATGACTGAGCATTTGCATGAGGTTGGGGAAGGCGCTGAGAACTTTGCGACATTTAGCATTTCAACTTCTTCCTATGACGATAAAAATGCCTTGAAGA GTGTTTACCCACAGGAAGTTAGTTACTTTGAGAAGGTCAAGGAAAAGTTGCATCCTGCTGCATATAACGAGTTTCTGAAATGCATTTATATCTACAACCAAGAAATAATAAGTCAAACAGAACTAAAAAGATTG TTGCAAGATCTCATCACAGAATACCCAGACCTTATGGATGGCTTGGACAAAATCTTTACCAGTCCAGGGAATGTAG ATGGATTTGTTACTGGTGTAATCAATAAAA AGTCCTTGTGGAATGAAGGACATAAAGGCAGACCATTTAAGCTAGAGGAGAGAGATAGGGCAAGGTTGTGTGATAAAGATGAGATGTTGAAAGAAAGAGACCATGAACGGGAAAGGGAGAGGGACAGAGAAAGGGAGAGAACTGATAAAGGCGTTTCATGTATCTCCAAAGATGTGGCTGCTCACCGAAACAGTCTGCCTATAAACAAGGAAAAGTATAATTGGAACAAACCAATTTCAGAGCTTGATCTCTCAAACTGCCAACGATGCACCCCTAGTTACCGGTTACTTCCAAAGAAT TATCCATTACCTGCTGCAAGTTACAGAACTGAGCTTGGCACCTCTGTACTGAATGATCTCTGGGTGTCAGTGACTTCGGGGAGCGAGGATTATTCCTTCAAGCACATGCGCAAAAACCAATTTGAGGAAAGCTTGTTTAGATGTGAAGATGATAG GTTTGAACTGGATATGCTTCTGGAGTCAGCGAATGCTGCTATTAAACGAGTGGAAGAGTTGGTAGAAAAGATGCAGGATGACACATTTAAAATGGAAAACCTGAGTCACATTGAAGACTACTTCACTC CTTTGAACTTGAGATGCATTGAACGGCTATATGGTGATCATGGGTTGGATGTGATGGACATTATGCGCAAGAATCCCGTTGTTGCTTTCCCTGTCATCTTAAGTCGTTTGAAGCAGAAACAAGAGGAGTGGTCACGGAGTCGTTCTGATTTTAATAAGGTCTGGGCTGAAATTTATGCCAGGAACTATCAGAAGTCACTTGATCATCGTAGTTTCTACTTCAAGCAACATGACACAAAGAGCTTAAGTGCAAAAT CTCTGTTGactgaaatcaaagaaattaatgaGAGGAAGCTGAAGGAGGATAATGTGCTTCTCGCAATTGCTGCTGGGAATCAGCTTCCTATCTTCCCAAATATGCAGTTTGAATATTCAGATTCAGATGTTCATGAGGATCTGTataaaatagtgaaatattCTTGTGGAGAAGTTTGTACTTCTGACCAATTTGACAAAGTGATGAGGATCTGGACAAATTTTGTGGAGCCATTTTTGGGTGTTCCTCCCCGAGTTCAAGGTACTGAGGATGCTGTAGATGTGGTAAGGTCTAAGGGTTCTGCTGTAAAAAGTAATTCAGCAAGCACAAGGGAAAATAAAGGGTGTGGTAGTGATGATGCTGTTGGCAACACCAAGCAATTAAAACCTATTAGGCATGCTGATGCAAACAGTCTGGGAGAACACGGAGATCTTCAGAAGACTATATTGGTGGATAGTGTTAGAACAACTGGTGGACCTGCCTTTCATGATGTTCATTGCGTTGTTGTTGGAGATGATAATCCTTGCAGTTCTCCATGCAATGGAAAAGTGCAAGGTGCTGCTGTGGCTGATGGAACACCTCTATTCAGCAGACAAGCTTCTGCAGGTCAGCTGATGGATGATGCTTCCATAACTGCTAGAGCTGAAGAAATCCAAGTCAGAGCCAGCCATGATATCGCATCAG GGCCTGGCTTAACACCTGCAAGGTCTGGTCAAGCTGATATGGACAAGATTGTTGAACCACAGATAAATCATGAGTTTCTTCCTTCAAAG GGAGGTGAAAATTTGAGATCAATTGTGTTTAGTAATGATGGTTGTCCAAGTGAAAATAACAAAGTCCACAAGCATCGTGATTCTTCTTCCCCCGGTAACCAGAAAATCGAAAGAGAAGAAGGTGAGTTATCACCTAATGGAGATTTTGAAGAGGACAACTTTGTGGTTTTCGATGATCAGGTGCCTGCAGTGAAGGATAATAACAGCAGTGTACAATGTCAAGAAAAAACTGGTGCAGTGGCATGTTCCAGTATGGCAGCAGGAGATAatgatgctgatgctgatgATGAGGGTGAGGAAAGTGCTCACAGGACCACAGAAGATAGTGAGAATGCTTCTGAGGCTGGTGAGGATGCTTCAGGCAGTGAGTCTGTTGATGGTGAGGAGTGCTCTCatgaagataatgaagaagaagatgtgggcCATGATGATCCAGATGGTAAACCTGAAAGTGAAGGTGAGGCTGAAGGAACACCTGATGCACTTGATGCTGATGTTGGGGGGACTTCAGAACGTTTCCTTCCGACAGTGAAACCTCTTGCAAAATATGTGCATGAAGCATTCAAGGACAGTGATGATAAATGTTTGCGGTGTTTTTATGGCAATGATTCATTTTACTTACTTTTTAGGCTTCATCAG ACTTTATATGAGAGGATTCTTTCTGCAAAAATGAATTCATCAAATGCGGAAAGAAAATGGAAAACCATGAAGGATACGAGTTCACCTGATTTATATGCAAA ATTTATGGGTGCATTGTATAATCTACTTGACGGTTCTGCTGATAATACGAAGTTTGAAGATGACTGTCGTTCTTTAATTGGAACTCAGTCCTATGTTCTCTTCACACTGgataaattgatatataaaatCGTGAAACAG CTTCAAGCTGTGGCATCAGATGATGTAGAAAACAGGCTTCTCCAGCTCTATGCTTATGAAAAATCACGGGGACGTGGAAAGTTTGTGGATGTGATTTATCATGAAAATGCACGTCTCCTTCTTCATGACGAAAGCATATATCGGTTTGAATTT TCTTCAGACCCAGCCCGGCTCTCCATTCAGTTGATGGATTATGGAAATGGAAAGCCTGAAGTGATATCTGTCTCTATAGATCCCAACTTTGCAGCATACCTCCATAATGACTTTCTGTCTAGAGAGCCTGATTGGAAGAGGGGCTGTATTTTCATGGGAAG AAATAAGCGCAAGCTTGGGGATAGTGATGATTATTCTGTTTACTGCAAGGCCATGGATGGTGTCCAAGTTGTTAATGGCCTGGAGTGCAAGATGTCTTGCAATTCCTCTAAG GTACGTTATGTTCTTGACACAGAGGATCTCTTTGTCCGTGCtcgaaagaaaagaagattatCTGATGTCGGCAGAGCATCATGTCCTGGTCAGGCACAATATTTAAACAAGAATACATTGAGAATGCAGCGTTACCATCACAAGTTTTTAACATGA